In Salvelinus namaycush isolate Seneca chromosome 20, SaNama_1.0, whole genome shotgun sequence, the following proteins share a genomic window:
- the LOC120064691 gene encoding rap1 GTPase-activating protein 1-like has translation MIERMQGSRMDEQRCILPPPLKTEEDYIPYPSVHEVLGRRSPFPLILLPQFGGYWIEGTNHKSSATPEQQPCAASHIKLETNSIAKIYRKQFMGKEHFNYYSMDTALGHLVFSMKYDVIGDQEHLRLLLRTKLKTHHDVIPISCLTEFPNVVQMAKLVFEEVNVDRFYPVLYPKASRLIVTFDEHVISNNFKFGVIYQKFGQTTEEELFGNSDESPAFVEFLEFLGDKIELHDFKGFRGGLDVTHGQTGTESVYTNFHNKEIMFHVSTKLPYTEGDTQQLQRKRHIGNDIVAILFQEENTPFVPDMIASNFLHAYVVAQVENACSDNVTYKVSVTARDDVPFFGPALPDPAIFKKGHEFHEFLFTKLINAEYACYKAEKFAKLEERTRSALLETLYEELHINSQSMMGLGGDEDKLENGGGGGGFFESFKRVIRSRSQSMDAMGLSNKKPHTVSTSLSGSFTETPKTPGISLLVPGKSPSRFHGRRGSAIGIGTIEESLIIPGKSPTRKKSGPFGTRRSSAIGIENIQEVQERSSREVSPSTQRTPDSGHISQYPKSENSSNQSSPEMPTTRTSSTICCRAPYIPEAQDLSRSSSNASSFASVVEEHDNVCIDEYNTVLESLCSSGTPHKKDSFAYVSWVEDSMSNTSATSQVSSPGELFNSVFNTAIRLQKFSLS, from the exons ATGATCGAGAGGATGCAG GGCAGCAGAATGGACGAGCAGAGATgcatcctccctccacccctcaaa ACAGAGGAGGACTATATCCCTTACCCCAGCGTTCACGAG GTCCTGGGTCGTAGGAGCCCCTTCCCCCTTATCCTGCTGCCTCAGTTTGGAGGCTACTGGATCGAGGGGACCAATCACAAATCCAGTGCCACGCCTGAGCAGCAGCCATGTGCTGCCTCCCACATCAAGCTGGAGACCAACAGCATTGCCAAGATCTACAGGAAACAGTTCATGGGCAAG GAACACTTTAACTACTACTCCATGGACACTGCCCTGGGCCACCTGGTCTTCTCCATGAAGTATGACGTCATCGGGGACCAGGAGCACCTCCGCTTGCTGCTAAG GACCAAATTAAAAACCCACCATGATGTGATTCCTATCTCTTGCCTGACTGAGTTCCCCAACGTGGTCCAGATGGCCAAG CTGGTGTTTGAAGAGGTAAACGTGGACAGATTTTACCCAGTCCTCTACCCGAAG GCCTCAAGGCTCATTGTCACCTTTGATGAGCATGTCATCAGCAACAACTTCAAGTTTGGAGTCATTTATCAGAAGTTTGGCCAG ACCACTGAGGAGGAGCTCTTTGGGAACAGCGACGAGAGTCCTGCTTTTGTGGAGTTCTTGGAGTTTCTGGGCGACAAGATTGAGCTCCATGACTTTAAAGG GTTCAGAGGGGGACTGGACGTCACCCATGGCCAGACAGGAACAGAGTCAGTCTACACTAACTTTCACAACAAGGAGATCATGTTCCACGTGTCCACCAAACTGCCATACACAGAGGGAGACACCCAGCAG CTGCAGAGGAAAAGGCACATAGGCAACGACATCGTGGCCATCTTGTTTCAAGAGGAAAACACGCCCTTTGTGCCAGACATGATAGCCTCCAACTTCCTGCATGCCTATGTGGTGGCGCAAGTGGAGAATGCCTGCTCAGACAACGTCACGTACAAG GTGTCTGTGACAGCTAGAGACGATGTGCCTTTCTTTGGACCCGCTCTACCGGACCCGGCCATCTTTAAAAAG gGACATGAGTTCCATGAGTTCCTGTTCACTAAGCTGATAAATGCGGAGTACGCCTGTTACAAGGCTGAGAAGTTTGCCAAGCTGGAG GAGCGCACACGGTCGGCCCTGTTGGAGACGCTGTATGAGGAGCTACACATCAACAGCCAGTCCATGATGGGCCTGGGAGGGGACGAGGACAAACTGGAGaatgggggtggaggggggggctTCTTTGAGTCCTTTAAG CGGGTGATCCGCAGCAGAAGCCAGTCTATGGATGCCATGGGCCTCAGTAACAAGAAGCCACACACTGTCTCCACTAGTCTCAGCGGCAGCTTTACCGAGACCCCCAAAACCCCAGGGATA TCATTACTTGTCCCAGGGAAAAGTCCCAGTAGGTTTCATGGACGTCGCGGCAGTGCCATAGGGATAGGAACAATAGAAGAG TCTCTGATCATTCCTGGGAAGAGCCCCACCAGGAAGAAGTCTGGGCCTTTTGGCACCCGACGGAGCAGTGCCATCGGGATCGAGAACATCCAGGAGGtgcaggagaggag CAG tCGGGAAGTGTCCCCCAGCACACAGAGGACCCCAGACAGCGGACACATCTCCCAGTACCCCAAATCAGAGAACTCATCCAATCAGAGCTCACCAGAGATGCCCACCACAAGGACCAG TTCCACCATCTGTTGCAGGGCTCCATACATCCCTGAGGCCCAGGACCTGTCCCGCTCCTCATCCAATGCTAGCAGCTTTGCCAGTGTGGTGGAGGAACACGATAATGTGTGCATCGATGAATACAACACTGTACTG GAGAGTCTATGCTCTTCTGGAACACCACACAAGAAGGACTCATTTGCGTACGTCTCCTGGGTAGAGGATAGTATGAGCAATACTAGTGCCACCAGCCAGGTCAGCTCTCCAGGTGAGCTTTTTAATAGTGTTTTCAATACTGCCATAAGGCTCCAAAAGTTTAGTTTGTCATGA